The following are from one region of the Escherichia sp. E4742 genome:
- the lapA gene encoding lipopolysaccharide assembly protein LapA, translated as MKYLLIFLLVLAIFVISVTLGAQNDQQVTFNYLLAQGEYRISTLLAVLFAAGFAIGWLICGLFWLRVRVSLARAERKIKRLENQLSPATDVAVAPHASVAKE; from the coding sequence GTGAAATATTTACTCATTTTCTTATTGGTGTTGGCGATTTTCGTGATTTCGGTCACGTTAGGTGCGCAGAACGATCAACAGGTGACGTTTAACTATCTGTTAGCGCAAGGGGAGTATCGTATCTCTACTTTGCTGGCGGTATTGTTTGCTGCGGGTTTTGCTATCGGTTGGTTAATTTGCGGACTGTTCTGGCTGCGAGTTCGTGTTTCTCTGGCGCGTGCTGAACGTAAAATAAAGCGACTGGAAAACCAGCTTTCACCCGCGACTGATGTGGCGGTAGCGCCGCATGCGTCAGTGGCGAAGGAATAA
- the yciT gene encoding DNA-binding transcriptional regulator YciT: MNSRQQTILQMVIDQGQVSVTELAKATGVSEVTIRQDLNTLEKLSYLRRAHGFAVSLDSDDVETRMMSNYTLKRELAEFAASLVQPGETIFIENGSSNALLARTLGEQKKDVTIITVSSYIAHLLKDAPCEVILLGGVYQKKSESMVGPLTRQCIQQVHFSKAFIGIDGWQPETGFTGRDMMRTDVVNAVLEKECEAIVLTDSSKFGAVHSYSIGPVEKIKRVITDSKIPASHLLHLEHNRLTVHVIDN, translated from the coding sequence ATGAATTCCCGACAACAAACAATTCTACAGATGGTCATTGACCAGGGTCAGGTTAGCGTAACCGAACTGGCAAAAGCCACTGGTGTTTCTGAAGTTACTATTCGCCAGGATCTCAACACCCTCGAAAAACTGAGTTATCTGCGCCGCGCGCATGGTTTTGCAGTTTCGCTTGATAGCGATGATGTTGAAACCCGGATGATGAGTAATTATACGCTGAAGCGTGAACTTGCCGAGTTTGCGGCTTCTCTGGTTCAGCCAGGTGAAACTATCTTTATTGAAAATGGCAGCAGCAATGCCCTTCTGGCTCGCACGTTAGGCGAACAGAAGAAAGATGTTACCATCATTACGGTTAGCAGCTACATTGCGCATTTGTTGAAAGACGCTCCCTGTGAAGTCATTCTACTTGGTGGCGTGTACCAGAAAAAAAGCGAAAGCATGGTTGGCCCTCTGACACGTCAGTGTATCCAGCAGGTTCATTTCAGTAAGGCATTTATTGGTATTGATGGCTGGCAACCTGAAACTGGATTTACTGGACGCGACATGATGCGTACCGACGTAGTCAATGCCGTGTTGGAAAAAGAGTGCGAAGCAATAGTTCTGACGGACAGCTCAAAATTTGGTGCCGTACATTCTTACTCCATCGGCCCTGTTGAGAAAATCAAACGGGTCATTACCGACTCGAAGATACCTGCCAGCCACCTGTTGCATCTTGAGCATAATAGACTGACAGTTCACGTCATCGACAATTAA
- the pyrF gene encoding orotidine-5'-phosphate decarboxylase, which produces MTLTASSSSRAVTRSPVVVALDYNNRDAALAFVDKIDPRDCRLKVGKEMFTLFGPQFVRELQERGFDIFLDLKFHDIPNTAAHAVAAAADLGVWMVNVHASGGARMMTAAREALVPFGKDAPLLIAVTVLTSMESSDLADLGVTLSPADYAERLAALTQKCGLDGVVCSAQEAVRFKQAFGQDFKLVTPGIRPQGSDAGDQRRIMTPEQALAAGVDYMVIGRPVTQSADPAQTLKAINASLQRSA; this is translated from the coding sequence ATGACGTTAACTGCTTCATCTTCTTCCCGCGCTGTTACGCGTTCTCCCGTCGTTGTTGCCCTCGATTATAATAATCGTGATGCTGCGCTGGCATTTGTCGACAAAATCGACCCACGCGATTGTCGTCTGAAAGTTGGCAAAGAGATGTTTACGCTGTTTGGGCCACAGTTTGTCCGTGAACTGCAAGAGCGTGGTTTTGATATCTTCCTTGACCTGAAATTTCACGACATTCCCAACACAGCAGCGCACGCCGTGGCCGCAGCGGCTGACTTAGGTGTGTGGATGGTGAATGTTCATGCCTCTGGCGGGGCGCGTATGATGACCGCAGCTCGTGAGGCGCTGGTTCCGTTTGGCAAAGACGCGCCGTTGTTAATAGCGGTAACGGTGCTGACTAGCATGGAATCAAGCGATCTGGCGGATCTCGGCGTGACACTGTCACCAGCGGATTATGCAGAGCGTCTGGCGGCGTTGACACAAAAATGTGGTCTTGATGGCGTGGTGTGTTCTGCCCAGGAAGCCGTTCGTTTTAAACAAGCGTTTGGTCAGGACTTCAAACTGGTTACGCCGGGTATTCGTCCGCAGGGGAGTGATGCTGGAGACCAGCGCCGCATTATGACGCCAGAACAGGCGCTGGCAGCTGGGGTTGATTATATGGTGATTGGTCGCCCGGTGACGCAATCTGCGGATCCAGCGCAAACGCTGAAAGCGATCAACGCCTCGTTACAGCGGAGTGCATAA
- the pdeR gene encoding cyclic di-GMP phosphodiesterase: protein MKTVRESTTLYNFLGSHNPYWRLSESSDVLRFSTTETTEPERTLQLSAEQAARIREMTVITSSLMMSLTVNESDLSVHLVGRKINKREWGGNASAWHDTLAVARDLSHGLSFAEQVVSEAHSAIVILDSRGNIQRFNRLCEEYTGFKEHDVIGQSVFKLFMSRREAAASSRNNRGFFRSGNAYEIELWIPTRKGQRLFLFRNKFVHSGSGKNEIYLICSGTDITEERRAQERLRILANTDSITGLPNRNAMQALIDHAIDQANDCKVGVVYLDLDNFKKVNDAYGHLFGDQLLREVSLAILSCLEQDQVLARPGGDEFLVLAPNTSQSALEAMASRILTRLRQPFRIGLIEVYTGCSVGISLSPQHGMDSAAIIRHADTAMYTAKEGGRGQFCVFSPEMNQRVFEYLWLDTNLRKALENDQLVIHYQPKITWRGEVRSLEALVRWQSPERGLIPPLDFISYAEESGLIVPLGRWVILDVVRQVAKWRDKGINLRVAVNISARQFADQTLFTDLKQVLQKLNFEYCPIDIELTESCLIENDELALSVIQQFSQLGAQVHLDDFGTGYSSLSQLARFPIDAIKLDQAFVRNIHKQPVSQSLVRAIVAVAQALNLQVIAEGVESTKEDAFLTKNGINERQGFLFAKPMPAVAFERWFKRYLKRS from the coding sequence ATGAAAACAGTTAGGGAGTCCACAACGTTGTACAACTTTCTCGGATCGCACAATCCATACTGGCGTTTATCGGAAAGCAGCGATGTTTTGCGCTTTTCCACCACCGAAACCACAGAACCTGAACGTACTTTGCAGTTATCTGCCGAACAGGCTGCTCGCATCAGGGAAATGACGGTCATCACTTCCAGCTTGATGATGAGTCTGACCGTCAATGAGAGCGATCTTTCTGTGCATCTGGTTGGACGAAAAATCAATAAGCGCGAATGGGGCGGCAACGCGTCTGCATGGCATGACACACTTGCAGTAGCCCGCGATTTATCGCATGGGCTGTCTTTTGCTGAACAGGTAGTGTCTGAAGCTCATTCCGCGATAGTCATCCTTGACAGCCGGGGAAATATCCAACGGTTTAACCGATTATGTGAAGAATACACAGGTTTCAAAGAGCACGATGTCATTGGGCAAAGCGTATTTAAGCTGTTTATGAGTCGTCGTGAAGCTGCAGCATCCAGCCGCAATAACCGTGGTTTTTTTCGCAGTGGTAATGCTTATGAAATTGAGCTCTGGATACCAACGCGCAAAGGTCAACGGCTATTTCTGTTTCGCAACAAATTTGTGCACAGCGGTAGCGGCAAAAATGAGATCTATTTAATCTGTTCCGGCACCGATATTACCGAAGAGCGTCGCGCCCAGGAACGACTTCGCATACTGGCAAATACCGACAGCATCACTGGACTACCGAATCGTAACGCCATGCAGGCGTTAATCGATCATGCCATTGATCAAGCTAACGACTGTAAGGTTGGTGTTGTATATCTTGATTTAGACAATTTTAAAAAGGTAAACGACGCTTACGGGCATTTATTTGGCGACCAGTTGTTACGTGAGGTGTCACTGGCCATTTTAAGCTGCCTTGAACAGGATCAGGTGCTGGCGCGTCCTGGCGGGGATGAGTTTCTGGTACTGGCACCCAATACATCACAAAGCGCACTGGAAGCGATGGCATCACGTATTTTAACCCGGCTTCGCCAACCCTTCCGCATTGGTTTAATTGAAGTCTATACCGGCTGTTCAGTCGGTATTTCACTTTCGCCACAACATGGTATGGACAGCGCTGCCATTATTCGCCATGCCGATACCGCAATGTACACCGCAAAAGAAGGTGGGCGCGGACAGTTCTGTGTTTTTTCGCCAGAAATGAACCAACGGGTATTCGAATATCTTTGGCTTGATACCAACCTGCGTAAGGCGCTGGAAAACGATCAGTTAGTGATTCATTATCAACCGAAAATCACCTGGCGCGGTGAAGTTCGAAGCCTGGAAGCGTTGGTGCGCTGGCAGTCGCCTGAACGCGGACTCATTCCCCCGTTAGACTTTATTTCCTATGCAGAAGAGTCTGGGCTAATTGTTCCATTAGGACGTTGGGTGATTCTCGATGTGGTGCGTCAGGTGGCGAAATGGCGTGATAAAGGCATTAATCTGCGGGTAGCGGTTAACATCTCTGCGCGCCAGTTTGCCGATCAAACTCTTTTTACCGATCTGAAGCAGGTTCTTCAAAAACTGAATTTTGAATACTGCCCTATTGATATCGAGTTAACTGAAAGCTGTCTGATAGAAAATGATGAACTCGCCCTCTCCGTTATCCAGCAATTTAGTCAGTTAGGCGCACAAGTGCATTTGGATGATTTTGGCACTGGCTACTCTTCGCTTTCGCAACTGGCCCGTTTTCCCATTGATGCGATTAAACTTGACCAGGCTTTTGTCCGTAATATTCACAAACAACCTGTCTCGCAGTCATTAGTGCGCGCGATTGTCGCCGTCGCCCAGGCATTGAATCTGCAAGTGATCGCCGAAGGCGTGGAAAGCACAAAAGAAGATGCCTTTTTAACCAAAAACGGCATCAATGAGAGGCAAGGATTTTTGTTTGCCAAACCAATGCCTGCCGTGGCCTTCGAGCGCTGGTTTAAACGTTATCTAAAGCGGTCATAA
- a CDS encoding YciZ family protein, which produces MSEFDAQRVAERIDIVLDILVAGDHHSAIHNLEILKADLLRQVAASTPDIPKAPWEI; this is translated from the coding sequence ATGTCTGAATTTGATGCCCAGCGCGTTGCCGAACGTATTGATATTGTGTTAGATATCCTTGTGGCGGGCGATCACCACTCTGCGATCCATAATCTCGAGATACTTAAAGCAGATCTCTTGCGCCAGGTTGCTGCATCTACGCCAGACATCCCGAAGGCACCGTGGGAGATTTAA
- the osmB gene encoding osmotically-inducible lipoprotein OsmB has translation MFVTSKKMTAAVLAITLAMSLSACSNWSKRDRNTAIGAGAGALGGAVLTDGSTLGTLGGAAVGGIIGHQVGK, from the coding sequence ATGTTTGTAACGAGCAAAAAAATGACCGCGGCTGTTCTGGCAATTACGCTGGCTATGTCTCTGAGTGCCTGTTCTAACTGGTCTAAACGAGATCGTAATACCGCAATCGGTGCGGGTGCAGGTGCTTTAGGTGGCGCAGTACTGACTGATGGCAGCACGCTGGGTACGTTAGGCGGTGCAGCAGTCGGTGGTATTATCGGTCACCAGGTCGGTAAATAA
- the lapB gene encoding lipopolysaccharide assembly protein LapB has translation MLELLFLLLPVAAAYGWYMGRRSAQQNKQDEANRLSRDYVAGVNFLLSNQQDKAVDLFLDMLKEDTGTVEAHLTLGNLFRSRGEVDRAIRIHQTLMESASLTYEQRLLAIQQLGRDYMAAGLYDRAEDMFNQLTDETDFRVGALQQLLQIYQATSEWQKAIDVAERLVKLGKDKQRVEIAHFYCELALQYIASDDLDRAMTLLKKGAAADKNSARVSIMMGRVFMAKGEYGKAVESLQRVISQDRELVSETLEMLQTCYQQLGKTAEWAEFLQRAVEENTGADAELMLADIIESRDGSDAAQVYITRQLQRHPTMRVFHKLMDYHLNEAEEGRAKESLMVLRDMVGEKVRSKPRYRCQKCGFTAYTLYWHCPSCRAWSTIKPIRGLDGL, from the coding sequence ATGCTGGAGTTGTTGTTTCTGCTTTTGCCTGTAGCCGCTGCCTATGGCTGGTATATGGGCCGCAGAAGTGCGCAACAAAACAAGCAAGATGAAGCCAACCGTCTGTCACGTGATTACGTGGCGGGGGTTAACTTTCTGCTTAGCAATCAACAAGATAAAGCGGTGGACCTGTTCCTCGATATGCTCAAAGAGGACACTGGCACCGTTGAAGCCCACCTTACGCTCGGAAACTTGTTCCGATCCCGTGGCGAAGTCGATCGCGCAATTCGCATCCACCAAACCTTAATGGAAAGCGCCTCGCTGACCTATGAACAGCGCCTGTTGGCAATTCAGCAACTGGGTCGTGATTACATGGCTGCAGGGTTGTACGATCGTGCGGAAGATATGTTTAATCAATTGACTGATGAAACTGACTTCCGTGTTGGCGCTTTGCAACAACTCCTGCAAATCTACCAGGCCACCAGTGAATGGCAAAAGGCGATCGATGTCGCCGAACGTTTGGTTAAACTGGGTAAAGATAAACAGCGGGTCGAAATAGCTCATTTCTATTGTGAATTAGCTCTTCAATACATTGCCAGCGACGATCTCGATCGTGCCATGACCTTGCTGAAAAAAGGTGCGGCGGCCGACAAAAACAGCGCGCGCGTATCCATCATGATGGGGCGTGTGTTTATGGCTAAAGGCGAGTACGGCAAAGCAGTCGAAAGCCTGCAACGCGTTATTTCTCAGGACAGAGAACTGGTCAGCGAAACGCTGGAAATGCTGCAAACCTGCTATCAGCAACTGGGTAAAACTGCCGAATGGGCAGAGTTTCTCCAGCGAGCGGTGGAAGAAAATACGGGTGCTGATGCTGAACTGATGCTTGCAGACATCATTGAATCGCGTGACGGGAGCGATGCTGCTCAGGTTTATATTACGCGCCAGTTGCAACGTCATCCAACCATGCGCGTGTTCCACAAATTGATGGATTACCACCTCAATGAAGCGGAAGAAGGGCGTGCAAAAGAGAGCCTGATGGTGTTGCGCGATATGGTTGGTGAGAAGGTACGCAGTAAGCCGCGTTATCGCTGCCAGAAGTGTGGTTTTACCGCTTATACCCTCTACTGGCATTGTCCGTCCTGTCGGGCCTGGTCGACCATTAAACCAATTCGTGGTCTGGATGGCCTGTAG
- the yciH gene encoding stress response translation initiation inhibitor YciH: MSDSNSRLVYSTETGRIDEPKVAPVRPKGDGVVRIQRQTSGRKGKGVCLITGVDLDEAELIKLAAELKKKCGCGGSVKEGIIEIQGDKRDLLKSMLEAKGMKVKLAGG; this comes from the coding sequence ATGAGTGATTCCAACAGCCGTCTGGTCTATTCAACGGAGACTGGACGTATCGATGAACCGAAAGTAGCCCCTGTACGCCCTAAAGGTGATGGCGTTGTGCGTATTCAACGTCAAACCAGTGGCCGTAAAGGTAAGGGTGTTTGCCTGATTACAGGTGTTGATCTCGATGAAGCTGAACTGATCAAGCTAGCGGCAGAACTGAAGAAAAAATGCGGCTGCGGAGGTTCAGTAAAAGAAGGAATTATCGAAATTCAGGGTGATAAGCGTGATTTATTAAAATCAATGCTTGAAGCGAAAGGCATGAAGGTAAAACTCGCAGGCGGTTAA
- a CDS encoding exoribonuclease II, with protein MFQDNPLLAQLKQQLHSQTPRAEGVVKATEKGFGFLEVDAQKSYFIPPPQMKKVMHGDRIIAVIHSEKDRESAEPEELVEPFLTRFVGKVQGKNDRLAIVPDHPLLKDAIPCRAARGLTHEFKEGDWAVAEMRRHPLKGDRSFYAELTQYITFGDDHFVPWWVTLARHNLEKEAPNGVATEMLDEGLVREDLTALDFVTIDSASTEDMDDALFAKALPDDKLQLIVAIADPTAWIAEGSKLDKAAKVRAFTNYLPGFNIPMLPRELSDDLCSLRANEVRPVLACRMTLSADGTIEDNIEFFAATIESKAKLVYDQVSDWLENTGDWQPENEAIAEQIRLLAQICQRRGEWRHNHALVFKDRPDYRFILGEKGEVLDIVAEPRRIANRIVEEAMIAANICAARVLRDKLGFGIYNVHMGFDPANAEALAALLKTHGLHVDAEEVLTLDGFCKLRRELDAQPTGFLDSRIRRFQSFAEISTEPGPHFGLGLEAYATWTSPIRKYGDMINHRLLKAIIKGETATRPQDEITVQMAERRRLNRMAERDVGDWLYARFLKDKAGTDTRFAAEIVDISRGGMRVRLVDNGAIAFIPAPFLHAVRDELVCSQENGTVQIKGETVYKVTDVIDVTIAEVRMETRSIIARPVA; from the coding sequence ATGTTTCAGGACAACCCGCTGCTAGCGCAGCTTAAACAGCAACTGCATTCCCAGACGCCCCGCGCTGAAGGGGTGGTAAAAGCCACTGAAAAAGGCTTTGGCTTCCTGGAAGTCGATGCACAGAAAAGTTATTTCATTCCGCCGCCGCAAATGAAAAAAGTTATGCATGGCGACAGAATTATCGCAGTCATCCACAGCGAAAAAGATCGTGAATCTGCCGAACCAGAAGAACTGGTTGAACCTTTTCTAACCCGCTTCGTGGGTAAAGTTCAGGGCAAGAATGACCGTCTGGCCATTGTCCCTGATCATCCATTATTGAAAGATGCCATTCCTTGCCGCGCAGCCCGTGGCCTGACACATGAATTCAAAGAAGGCGACTGGGCAGTTGCCGAAATGCGCCGTCATCCATTGAAAGGCGATCGTTCTTTCTATGCAGAACTCACGCAGTACATCACTTTTGGCGACGATCACTTCGTGCCGTGGTGGGTAACTCTGGCGCGTCATAACCTGGAAAAAGAAGCGCCGAACGGCGTTGCTACTGAAATGCTCGACGAAGGTCTGGTGCGCGAAGATCTGACTGCACTGGATTTTGTCACCATCGATAGCGCCAGCACGGAAGATATGGATGACGCCCTCTTCGCGAAGGCGCTCCCGGATGACAAACTGCAACTGATCGTGGCGATTGCCGATCCAACCGCGTGGATTGCAGAAGGAAGCAAACTGGACAAAGCGGCAAAAGTTCGTGCATTCACCAACTATCTGCCAGGTTTCAACATCCCAATGCTGCCGCGTGAGCTTTCCGACGATCTCTGCTCACTCCGCGCCAATGAAGTTCGCCCGGTACTGGCGTGTCGGATGACGCTCTCCGCAGATGGCACCATTGAAGACAATATCGAGTTCTTTGCCGCTACTATCGAGTCCAAAGCGAAACTGGTTTATGACCAGGTTTCCGACTGGCTGGAAAACACCGGCGACTGGCAGCCAGAAAATGAGGCCATTGCCGAACAAATTCGCCTCCTGGCGCAAATTTGTCAGCGTCGCGGTGAGTGGCGCCATAATCATGCACTGGTGTTTAAAGATCGCCCGGATTACCGTTTTATTCTCGGTGAAAAAGGTGAAGTACTGGATATCGTCGCCGAGCCTCGTCGCATTGCCAACCGTATTGTCGAAGAAGCGATGATCGCCGCTAACATTTGTGCGGCCCGCGTACTGCGCGATAAGCTCGGTTTTGGCATCTATAACGTGCATATGGGCTTTGATCCGGCAAATGCTGAAGCGCTGGCAGCATTGCTAAAAACGCACGGTCTGCATGTCGATGCTGAAGAAGTGCTCACGCTGGATGGTTTCTGCAAGCTGCGTCGCGAACTGGATGCGCAACCGACCGGTTTCCTCGACAGCCGTATTCGTCGTTTCCAGTCCTTTGCCGAAATCAGCACTGAACCAGGCCCTCACTTTGGCCTCGGCCTGGAAGCGTATGCCACCTGGACCTCACCGATCCGTAAATATGGCGACATGATCAACCATCGTCTGCTGAAAGCGATCATTAAAGGCGAAACGGCGACGCGTCCGCAGGATGAAATCACCGTCCAAATGGCAGAGCGTCGTCGTCTCAACCGGATGGCGGAACGTGATGTCGGTGATTGGTTATACGCCCGTTTCCTGAAAGACAAAGCCGGGACCGACACCCGTTTTGCGGCGGAAATTGTCGATATCAGCCGTGGCGGCATGCGTGTGCGTCTGGTTGATAACGGCGCTATCGCTTTTATTCCTGCGCCTTTCTTACACGCTGTGCGTGATGAACTGGTTTGCAGTCAGGAAAATGGCACCGTGCAAATTAAAGGTGAAACGGTTTACAAGGTAACCGATGTTATCGACGTTACTATTGCCGAAGTTCGTATGGAAACTCGCAGCATTATTGCTCGTCCGGTAGCGTAA